From one Bacteroides eggerthii genomic stretch:
- a CDS encoding RNA polymerase sigma factor yields the protein MSLFVSLTPDMDDETLFAKVERGDVEAFTVVYNKYHKLLYVLAYRYLMDKAMAEDAVQHVFTRFWEFRSELRVGISLKNYLVTMTKNHILNVIRNENNAIAKNYEIAQSIPEYEDTLIENLEKKEMMSLFYKALDKLPPQKREICLMKVRDELTNPEIAERMQLSVNTIKTHYSEALKLLRAHLHKLLIFVTYLTLLKYLSVLFILWIIR from the coding sequence ATGTCCTTGTTTGTTTCACTGACACCGGATATGGATGATGAAACTCTTTTCGCCAAGGTAGAGCGGGGAGATGTGGAAGCATTCACTGTGGTCTATAATAAGTACCACAAACTGCTTTATGTGCTGGCCTATCGCTACCTGATGGACAAGGCTATGGCGGAGGATGCGGTGCAGCATGTCTTTACGCGTTTCTGGGAGTTCCGTTCGGAGCTTCGCGTAGGCATCAGCCTGAAGAATTACCTCGTGACGATGACGAAGAATCATATTCTGAACGTAATCCGTAATGAGAACAATGCAATTGCCAAGAATTATGAGATAGCGCAGAGCATCCCCGAGTATGAAGATACACTGATAGAGAATCTGGAGAAGAAAGAAATGATGTCGCTGTTCTATAAGGCCTTGGACAAGTTGCCGCCCCAAAAGCGTGAAATCTGCCTGATGAAAGTGCGCGACGAACTTACCAACCCGGAAATAGCCGAACGTATGCAGCTCTCCGTCAATACAATCAAAACCCATTACTCGGAGGCGTTGAAACTGTTGCGTGCACATCTGCATAAATTGCTAATATTTGTTACATATCTCACCCTGTTGAAGTATTTAAGTGTCCTTTTTATACTATGGATAATAAGATGA
- a CDS encoding FecR family protein, translating into MNKPTEEQIREVLAGTSTPETARLVAQWFATDEGTDYLSRSMDCDVEQVKLGYEELYVDHEIASDELFARIRRNIRRKRVRRIVFRVAAVLIPFVVLAGLVVQLDKRVDLFGGSGYEEIYVAKGERLQMMFQDGTRVYINSDSRLKYPKKFALSSREVYLEGEAYFVVSKNPARPFIVNLNGPAIHVLGTSFDVNAYPDNKDITVCLDEGHINLMLPSDKKYPVRPGERLVYNRDDDRCTISRNSDTRFSSLWKTNVIAFKDAPLVEVIKVLHRWYNVNFKVENQDAWNVYFTLTSENTLLEKVLRDLEKIAPLHFRYDEVEKEVTVTTK; encoded by the coding sequence ATGAATAAACCCACCGAAGAACAGATACGGGAAGTACTTGCCGGAACATCTACTCCTGAAACAGCCCGTCTCGTGGCGCAATGGTTTGCTACGGATGAAGGAACGGACTATTTGTCCCGAAGCATGGATTGCGACGTGGAGCAGGTGAAACTTGGTTATGAAGAACTTTACGTGGACCACGAGATAGCGTCAGATGAGTTGTTTGCCCGCATCCGCAGGAATATCCGTAGGAAGCGTGTCCGCCGGATAGTTTTCCGGGTGGCTGCGGTATTGATACCGTTTGTTGTGCTGGCAGGCTTGGTTGTGCAGTTGGACAAGCGGGTGGACTTGTTTGGCGGCTCCGGCTACGAAGAAATCTATGTGGCGAAGGGCGAGCGTCTGCAAATGATGTTTCAGGACGGTACACGCGTATATATCAATTCGGATTCCCGCTTGAAGTATCCCAAGAAGTTTGCTCTTTCCAGTCGTGAGGTCTATTTGGAAGGTGAAGCCTATTTTGTGGTGTCCAAGAATCCTGCCCGTCCTTTCATCGTCAATCTGAACGGGCCCGCCATCCATGTATTGGGAACTTCATTTGATGTCAATGCCTATCCTGATAATAAGGATATTACCGTATGTCTGGATGAGGGGCATATCAATCTCATGCTTCCTTCGGACAAGAAATATCCGGTGCGGCCCGGTGAAAGGTTGGTTTATAATCGCGACGACGACCGCTGCACCATTTCCCGAAACAGCGACACCCGCTTTTCCTCTTTATGGAAAACAAATGTGATCGCTTTCAAAGACGCTCCTCTGGTGGAGGTCATCAAAGTGCTGCACCGTTGGTACAATGTCAACTTTAAAGTGGAGAACCAAGACGCTTGGAATGTATATTTCACGCTGACTTCTGAAAATACACTTCTTGAAAAAGTTTTGCGCGATTTGGAGAAGATTGCTCCGCTGCACTTCCGCTATGACGAAGTCGAAAAGGAAGTGACTGTCACCACTAAATAA
- a CDS encoding TonB-dependent receptor, with the protein MKHKILLVLLLSSMACITATAQKVSMDFRQVKLAKVFDAITQQTGLTVAYSRPTVNPDKLVTVRADEEELAHVLDRLLAGMGVTYEISGKKVYLKAKAASEATHQSGKVKKISGVIVDEKGEPVIGASIAVKGTSLGTITNVDGEYTLMGVPEKAEVVISFIGYKTRTFSAGDKALANITLKEDSELLEEVVVVGYGVQKKSDVSTSISSVKAEDIAKTSASDFRQALAGKMPGVQVTTPSGDPEGNVSIRVRGISTVNAGSDPLYIIDGVPVERGFANLNNNDIESVEVLKDASSAAIYGSRGSNGVIIITTKQGQSEKVKIQYDGYYGIQNVSKKLDMMNAYQFAEFAKDGHDNAYLDANPGASPDDPNGMRPNSWERIPTELFPYLNGDRGLTDTDWQDAIFRTAGTQSHNISVSGRGKTVGYFVSANYYDKEGVVINSDFKKYSMRMNLDGQYKKFKFGVNFSPSYSTSNRVDASGAGGVVQSALMMPPVWPVYNADGSYNYQGNGYWRIGNDYQHNAILNPVAMANLQSDVVDRMAIVGKVFAEIEFFKGLTYNISFGGDYYGSHNDTYRSSELPLLGQKYYDTKSNPIAYSSSGFYFNWLIENKVNYNTTINEDHSLNLVLVQSAQKETYKGNNVTATDFPNDYIQTIGGGTVTKGNSDKTQWSIASYLARAQYSYKGKYMASAAIRADGSSRFGKNNRWGYFPSASAAWRISGEDFFQNAKALSFIDDLKIRASYGVTGNFQIGNYDHLSLMALDNYILGTNNGQLVYGYKPNTIKNEDLSWEKNAMVNAGIDVQMFKGLLGVTVDYYNTNTSNMLLNVPVPHLTGYSTALMNIGKVNNRGWEIALTSQKNFTKDFGYSFNANYSTNTNEVKALGPGDAPIISTGSVDHAYYITKVGEPIGSYYLLVQDGIFSNEEELKKYPHFSNTKPGDFRFVDVDGDGVMDLDKDRTIVGNYMPDFTYGFGGKVWYKGIDLDFNFQGVYGNEILNLNRRYIDNMEGNVNGTTLALDRWKSADNPGNGQVNRANRKSKGYNGRTSTWHLEDGSYLRLQNVTLGYTLPQQLTRHFFVEKLRIYVSGQNLWTSTDYSGYNPEVNARPGNSLSPGEDYGTYPLARTFLFGLNITL; encoded by the coding sequence ATGAAACACAAGATTCTGCTTGTTCTGCTTTTAAGCTCTATGGCTTGTATCACAGCCACTGCTCAAAAAGTTTCAATGGATTTCCGGCAGGTGAAACTGGCGAAGGTCTTTGATGCCATTACCCAACAGACCGGACTGACGGTGGCATACAGCCGTCCGACGGTGAATCCCGATAAACTTGTAACTGTCCGGGCCGATGAAGAAGAACTTGCCCATGTGCTTGACAGATTACTGGCGGGCATGGGTGTCACTTACGAGATAAGCGGGAAGAAAGTCTATCTGAAAGCAAAAGCCGCTTCGGAAGCCACACACCAAAGCGGGAAGGTGAAAAAGATTTCCGGCGTAATCGTCGACGAGAAAGGAGAGCCCGTAATAGGTGCGAGCATTGCCGTAAAAGGAACTTCTTTGGGAACGATTACAAATGTTGACGGAGAATATACCTTGATGGGTGTTCCCGAAAAAGCGGAAGTTGTTATCTCATTTATCGGTTATAAAACACGAACTTTCTCGGCCGGAGACAAAGCGCTCGCCAACATAACCCTGAAAGAGGATAGTGAACTGCTGGAAGAAGTGGTGGTCGTGGGCTATGGCGTCCAGAAGAAGAGCGATGTGTCCACTTCCATATCTTCGGTGAAAGCGGAGGACATAGCCAAGACATCTGCTTCGGATTTCCGTCAGGCATTGGCAGGAAAGATGCCGGGTGTACAGGTGACTACTCCAAGCGGTGATCCGGAAGGGAACGTAAGTATCCGCGTGCGTGGCATCAGTACCGTCAATGCCGGTAGCGATCCGCTTTATATCATAGACGGCGTGCCGGTGGAACGTGGCTTTGCCAATCTCAACAACAACGACATTGAGTCGGTAGAAGTGTTGAAAGACGCTTCTTCTGCCGCTATCTATGGTAGCCGCGGTTCCAATGGCGTTATTATTATTACGACCAAACAGGGGCAGTCGGAAAAAGTGAAGATACAGTATGACGGCTATTACGGCATACAGAATGTATCGAAGAAACTTGATATGATGAACGCCTACCAGTTTGCGGAGTTTGCCAAGGACGGTCACGATAATGCCTATCTGGATGCCAATCCGGGAGCTTCGCCCGATGATCCGAACGGCATGCGTCCCAACTCTTGGGAACGTATCCCTACCGAACTGTTTCCTTATCTGAACGGTGACCGCGGACTGACGGACACTGATTGGCAGGATGCCATTTTCCGTACTGCCGGTACGCAAAGCCATAATATCTCTGTTTCAGGACGTGGAAAAACGGTCGGCTATTTCGTATCGGCCAATTATTACGATAAGGAGGGTGTCGTTATCAATTCCGATTTCAAGAAATACAGCATGCGTATGAATCTTGACGGACAGTATAAGAAATTCAAGTTTGGAGTTAATTTCTCTCCGTCTTATTCAACTTCCAATCGTGTAGATGCATCGGGAGCAGGTGGCGTTGTACAGTCTGCACTGATGATGCCGCCCGTATGGCCTGTGTATAATGCCGACGGAAGCTATAATTATCAGGGAAACGGTTACTGGAGAATCGGGAACGATTATCAGCATAACGCCATATTGAACCCCGTTGCAATGGCAAACCTGCAATCGGATGTTGTGGACCGCATGGCGATTGTCGGAAAGGTATTTGCGGAAATAGAGTTCTTTAAAGGACTGACCTATAACATTTCTTTCGGCGGGGATTATTACGGTTCGCACAACGATACGTATCGCTCGTCGGAGTTGCCGCTGCTGGGACAGAAGTATTATGACACGAAGTCCAATCCCATAGCTTACAGCTCTTCCGGATTCTACTTCAACTGGTTGATAGAAAATAAGGTAAATTACAATACAACCATTAATGAGGATCATTCCCTGAACCTCGTACTGGTGCAGTCTGCACAGAAAGAAACTTATAAGGGTAACAACGTGACGGCTACCGATTTCCCGAACGATTATATCCAGACTATTGGAGGTGGTACGGTGACGAAAGGAAACTCCGACAAGACGCAATGGAGCATAGCATCTTATCTGGCACGTGCCCAGTATAGCTATAAAGGTAAATACATGGCTTCTGCCGCTATACGAGCCGACGGTTCTTCCCGTTTCGGAAAGAATAATCGTTGGGGATATTTCCCGTCAGCTTCTGCTGCATGGAGAATCAGTGGTGAGGATTTCTTTCAGAATGCCAAGGCGCTCTCTTTCATAGACGATCTGAAGATAAGGGCCAGCTACGGTGTTACCGGTAACTTCCAGATAGGCAATTACGATCATCTTTCACTGATGGCGCTCGATAATTACATACTTGGAACAAATAACGGCCAACTCGTTTACGGGTACAAACCCAATACCATTAAAAATGAGGATTTAAGCTGGGAAAAGAATGCGATGGTCAATGCCGGTATCGATGTGCAGATGTTTAAAGGATTGCTCGGCGTCACGGTGGATTATTACAACACCAATACTTCGAACATGCTTCTGAACGTCCCTGTTCCCCATCTGACTGGTTATAGCACAGCCTTGATGAATATTGGTAAGGTGAATAACCGGGGATGGGAAATTGCCTTGACTTCCCAGAAGAACTTCACAAAGGACTTTGGATATTCATTCAATGCCAACTATTCAACCAATACGAACGAGGTGAAGGCTTTGGGGCCCGGTGACGCTCCCATTATCTCTACCGGTAGCGTAGACCATGCCTATTATATCACCAAAGTGGGCGAACCCATCGGCAGCTATTATCTGCTGGTGCAGGACGGCATTTTCTCCAATGAGGAAGAGCTTAAGAAGTATCCCCATTTCAGCAATACCAAGCCGGGAGATTTCCGCTTTGTAGATGTAGATGGTGACGGTGTGATGGATTTGGATAAGGACCGCACGATTGTCGGTAATTATATGCCCGATTTTACGTATGGTTTCGGTGGAAAGGTATGGTATAAGGGGATTGACCTTGACTTTAACTTTCAGGGTGTCTATGGCAATGAAATCTTGAATCTGAACAGGAGGTATATCGACAATATGGAAGGCAATGTGAATGGAACAACGCTTGCTTTGGACCGTTGGAAAAGCGCTGACAATCCGGGAAACGGCCAGGTGAATCGTGCAAACCGCAAATCGAAAGGGTATAACGGAAGAACCTCTACTTGGCATCTGGAAGACGGATCTTACCTGAGATTGCAAAATGTCACTTTAGGATATACACTGCCTCAGCAGCTGACTCGTCATTTCTTTGTTGAGAAGCTGAGGATTTATGTGTCGGGACAGAATCTTTGGACATCCACCGATTATAGCGGATATAATCCGGAAGTTAATGCACGCCCCGGCAACTCACTCTCACCGGGCGAAGATTATGGAACGTATCCATTGGCAAGAACCTTTTTGTTCGGTTTGAATATAACTCTTTAA
- a CDS encoding RagB/SusD family nutrient uptake outer membrane protein: MKKYELFLILSTAFLSVSCTDSFFDLEPSSSVPTDKVYKTAEDFNVAVIGCYSKLQTQVNFFTECCEYRSDNLYLSAPTTGTQDRYDIDQFSDKPSNGILQNAWANFNNGVYRCNLVLDKIDGADFNETLKKQYKAEALFIRALTYFNMYRLWGGIPMTDKVVTVSEALAIGRSSEQQVYDFLTGDLKQIIDDNMLPQSYTGNEVGRVTLGAAKALLGKVYLTFHKWEEARDILSQVIGKYSLMASPDKVFDVDNKMNNEIIFAVRFNKELEGEGHGYWFSITNLGDDTNQTEALKKCYSDADDKRKELIEYTQVESKVFVLKKFKDTKSATYNTVGNDQIVLRYADVLLMYAEALNEIEYSNSQTSDAMNALNSVHMRSCSSSIQIADLPDKDSFRKAIMLERQREFPYEGHRWFDLVRMGGAKDAMKAEGHEIQDYQFLYPIPKTELERVNNEKLLWQNPGY; this comes from the coding sequence ATGAAAAAATATGAACTCTTTCTAATATTGTCAACCGCTTTCCTGTCGGTGTCCTGTACGGATAGTTTTTTTGATTTGGAGCCGAGCAGCAGTGTGCCTACGGACAAAGTTTATAAAACGGCCGAAGATTTCAATGTAGCGGTCATCGGATGTTACTCAAAACTGCAAACGCAGGTGAACTTTTTTACAGAATGTTGTGAATACCGAAGTGATAACCTGTATTTAAGTGCTCCCACCACCGGTACGCAAGACCGGTACGACATAGACCAGTTTTCCGATAAACCATCGAATGGTATTCTGCAAAATGCCTGGGCTAACTTTAACAATGGTGTATACCGCTGCAATTTAGTGCTGGATAAAATCGACGGGGCGGATTTTAATGAAACGTTGAAAAAACAGTATAAGGCCGAGGCGTTGTTCATACGGGCCCTAACGTATTTTAATATGTATCGCTTGTGGGGTGGAATACCGATGACCGACAAAGTTGTAACTGTTTCCGAGGCTTTAGCTATCGGACGTAGTTCGGAACAGCAGGTCTACGATTTCCTGACCGGTGATCTGAAACAGATAATAGATGATAATATGTTACCTCAGTCGTATACGGGCAATGAAGTGGGACGCGTCACTTTGGGGGCTGCCAAAGCGCTTTTGGGTAAAGTGTATCTCACTTTCCATAAATGGGAGGAAGCGAGGGATATTCTATCTCAGGTTATAGGCAAATACAGTTTGATGGCTTCTCCTGATAAAGTATTCGATGTGGATAATAAGATGAACAACGAGATAATTTTTGCAGTTCGTTTCAATAAGGAATTAGAAGGCGAAGGACATGGCTATTGGTTTTCTATTACAAACCTGGGAGATGATACTAACCAAACGGAGGCTTTGAAGAAATGCTATTCGGACGCTGATGATAAACGTAAGGAATTGATAGAATATACACAAGTGGAGAGCAAGGTCTTTGTGCTGAAGAAATTTAAAGATACAAAGAGTGCCACTTATAACACTGTGGGTAATGATCAAATTGTTCTCCGATATGCTGATGTCCTGCTTATGTATGCGGAGGCTCTAAATGAAATAGAGTACAGCAATTCGCAGACTTCAGATGCAATGAATGCTCTGAATTCGGTTCACATGCGTTCATGCAGCTCTTCGATACAGATTGCTGACCTTCCTGATAAAGACAGTTTCCGAAAGGCCATTATGTTGGAACGCCAGCGTGAATTCCCCTATGAAGGACACCGGTGGTTCGACCTTGTACGAATGGGTGGAGCCAAAGATGCCATGAAGGCGGAAGGACATGAAATTCAGGATTATCAGTTCCTGTATCCCATTCCCAAGACAGAGCTGGAGCGTGTCAATAATGAAAAGCTCCTTTGGCAAAATCCCGGATATTGA
- a CDS encoding PQQ-binding-like beta-propeller repeat protein: protein MKKVIYSLLLVFAAVFIACEEELPKANFDLYELKSLEATAGDMSVMLAWEDYENARPSEYLVVWDAGNAGSDGGQMTVEAGKKSVVVENLENDMTYSFSVQPRYANGLAGKTSVKSTPKNARYPVTDLSATAGSERVRLSWTKPNSERFTNYQITVNPGGKVITLDDTSLEFYVVDGLVNDTEYTFSMIASYPTGNSEVVEASATPGKLSPILIDQSDKTELILWESATFTLNDMFFMGGDVQSVSWDFGDGTISTELSPQHAYGTVKDKYTVSVTVTYTNGTADTGSMDVAVVNYKWNSIKLQSGNYTGYVKVSNPVFSPDGKTMYIPTSTPAGHLFAIDVATGDFKWVYGIDALTYGGGALVGDDGTVYQCDATNRVYAITPNGDTKWTVQLDGATGAFPALSKDGVLYCLTNKITLYALDTKDNGKILFQETLGTGGNGSAVAVDKDGNVYAGTSLGIFFFDASGGKRFEPLTGVNVTERGSFALNGNHLYATLKATGGLISVDMVTGKKEWTYNSGIGTDSYFPIVDKNGVVYFTDKGAKNKNAHVYAVNASGNLEWSKEIGTNQQLTYNGVTLGADGYLYVGHSGGKKVWKLDTNSNGALTEVQNVGQNVMAGVTIGPDRRLYFGTVESNNIGSVKAVTVNTLSETSSWSMRGGDLQGTNRQK, encoded by the coding sequence ATGAAAAAAGTAATATATAGTTTGTTATTGGTCTTTGCAGCAGTTTTCATTGCATGTGAAGAAGAACTGCCGAAAGCCAATTTTGATTTGTATGAGTTGAAATCCCTCGAAGCGACCGCCGGAGATATGAGTGTGATGCTGGCATGGGAAGACTATGAAAACGCCCGTCCGTCCGAATATCTGGTTGTATGGGATGCCGGAAATGCCGGATCTGATGGCGGACAGATGACAGTGGAAGCTGGTAAAAAGAGTGTGGTTGTTGAGAATCTGGAAAATGATATGACTTACAGCTTTTCCGTACAGCCCCGTTATGCGAACGGGCTGGCCGGTAAGACTTCCGTCAAGAGCACTCCAAAGAATGCACGTTATCCTGTGACCGACCTGTCAGCTACCGCCGGTAGTGAACGGGTGCGGCTGAGTTGGACTAAGCCCAACAGCGAACGTTTCACTAACTATCAGATAACGGTGAATCCGGGTGGTAAGGTGATAACGTTGGATGATACTTCCTTGGAGTTTTATGTAGTAGACGGGTTGGTGAATGATACGGAATACACCTTTAGCATGATAGCTTCTTATCCTACTGGAAATTCCGAAGTCGTTGAGGCTTCTGCTACTCCGGGAAAGTTATCTCCTATTTTGATAGACCAATCCGATAAGACGGAATTGATACTTTGGGAGTCTGCAACGTTTACGCTGAATGATATGTTTTTCATGGGTGGTGATGTTCAGTCGGTAAGCTGGGATTTTGGTGACGGAACAATCTCTACCGAGCTAAGCCCTCAACATGCCTATGGAACTGTTAAAGATAAATATACCGTATCTGTAACTGTGACTTATACAAACGGTACTGCTGATACGGGAAGTATGGATGTTGCAGTGGTGAATTATAAGTGGAATTCGATTAAGCTGCAATCGGGTAACTACACCGGATATGTGAAAGTCTCTAATCCTGTATTCTCTCCGGATGGAAAGACAATGTATATTCCTACTTCCACTCCGGCCGGACACTTGTTTGCCATAGATGTGGCTACGGGAGATTTTAAATGGGTATATGGTATTGATGCGCTTACCTATGGCGGGGGTGCGTTGGTAGGTGATGATGGAACTGTTTATCAATGTGATGCCACCAATAGAGTATATGCTATCACTCCTAATGGTGATACAAAATGGACTGTACAGTTGGACGGTGCAACAGGCGCTTTTCCTGCATTGTCGAAAGATGGAGTGCTCTATTGTCTTACCAATAAGATTACTTTGTATGCACTCGATACCAAAGACAATGGCAAGATATTATTTCAGGAGACATTAGGTACAGGTGGTAATGGCAGCGCAGTGGCTGTTGACAAAGATGGCAATGTATATGCCGGTACCAGTCTTGGAATTTTCTTTTTCGATGCTTCGGGAGGAAAACGCTTTGAGCCTCTGACAGGCGTCAATGTGACAGAACGTGGTTCATTTGCTTTGAATGGGAATCATTTATATGCAACATTAAAAGCTACCGGTGGACTGATTTCTGTAGATATGGTAACAGGGAAGAAAGAATGGACTTATAATTCGGGAATAGGAACAGACTCTTATTTTCCGATAGTGGATAAGAATGGAGTGGTCTATTTTACAGATAAAGGTGCAAAAAACAAAAATGCGCATGTGTATGCGGTAAATGCTTCGGGAAATTTGGAGTGGTCTAAGGAAATAGGTACCAATCAACAGTTAACTTATAACGGAGTTACATTGGGAGCTGATGGCTACTTGTATGTAGGACATAGCGGAGGAAAGAAAGTGTGGAAGTTGGACACGAACAGTAACGGAGCATTGACAGAGGTGCAAAATGTCGGACAAAATGTGATGGCAGGAGTTACGATCGGTCCGGACAGACGCTTGTATTTTGGTACGGTTGAAAGTAATAATATAGGTTCTGTTAAGGCTGTCACTGTAAACACACTTTCCGAAACATCTTCTTGGAGTATGCGTGGCGGTGATCTTCAAGGTACCAATCGGCAGAAATAA
- a CDS encoding MBL fold metallo-hydrolase, whose translation MNKIRKIRYILCCLLAVGIMGCSDDDNNSIVTGYEGILDNLAASVNATSQELWSTSPLVLDAKRTDAMEKLQDYADKCKADYFSVFLSGYDQTSLNMAKSDSILYFYRTAFERVLDGVKSSTVENGTAQIWLLYNMGYIIKTPSGCFGIDISHRWAEEFAPYLDFLCVTHKHSDHYSNNLIQAMYDLDKPVLSNYLQPVASYPFYSKKSEEYTIGNFKIRTCITNHNEASLKNFVTVFYIDCGDDAGGLTLIHTGDSNFKPVQYADITDANDVNHHVNVLIPRYAPNALTENDIIGTGTGQVTPDYVLLSHVLELSHADEEDSRWTVQSAWERASKINCQQTYVPMWGEKLVWKNGKLN comes from the coding sequence ATGAACAAGATAAGAAAAATACGATATATCCTTTGCTGTTTGTTGGCAGTGGGGATTATGGGGTGCAGTGACGATGATAATAATAGCATTGTAACGGGGTATGAAGGAATACTCGATAACCTTGCCGCATCGGTAAATGCAACGTCGCAGGAGTTGTGGAGTACATCTCCCCTGGTTCTTGATGCGAAGCGTACGGATGCAATGGAGAAACTCCAAGATTATGCAGATAAATGCAAGGCCGACTACTTCAGTGTCTTCCTTTCCGGATATGATCAAACAAGTTTAAATATGGCTAAATCCGATTCCATATTGTATTTTTATCGTACAGCGTTTGAACGTGTTCTGGATGGTGTGAAAAGCTCTACCGTAGAAAACGGAACTGCACAAATATGGTTGCTTTACAATATGGGATATATAATAAAGACTCCTTCCGGGTGTTTCGGTATAGATATATCTCATCGTTGGGCCGAGGAGTTCGCTCCTTATCTGGATTTCCTGTGCGTTACGCACAAACATTCTGACCATTATAGTAACAATTTGATTCAGGCTATGTATGATTTGGACAAACCGGTCCTCTCTAATTATTTGCAACCGGTTGCTTCGTATCCATTTTATTCTAAAAAATCCGAGGAGTATACGATTGGCAATTTTAAAATTCGCACATGTATTACCAATCACAATGAAGCGAGCCTAAAAAACTTTGTAACCGTTTTCTATATAGATTGCGGTGACGATGCAGGCGGTTTGACTTTAATACATACAGGAGATTCTAACTTTAAGCCTGTGCAGTATGCTGATATTACCGATGCCAATGACGTCAATCATCATGTCAATGTTTTGATTCCCCGTTATGCTCCCAATGCGTTGACCGAAAATGATATTATCGGTACCGGGACAGGACAAGTGACTCCTGACTATGTATTGCTGTCACATGTTCTTGAACTTTCGCATGCAGATGAGGAAGATTCCCGATGGACTGTGCAGAGTGCTTGGGAACGTGCTTCAAAGATTAATTGTCAACAAACATATGTGCCTATGTGGGGTGAAAAGTTAGTTTGGAAAAATGGTAAATTGAACTGA
- a CDS encoding sugar phosphate isomerase/epimerase family protein, with protein sequence MKKYILMTVLSTLSFICHAQQYEVGTTTAIWKNPVAADFMEAKMQGVHYIEVALNQCYRGVPAEEVIPRIKLMKSRVDSAGIQVWSIHLPFSRTLDISVLDDSLRAKNVRFMAQMIEQCGQFKPARLVLHPSSEPIADSVRARRIVNAQRSIMYLKPYADRIGAQLCIENLPRTCLGNTPEELLEIICGIPGVKVCFDTNHYSKGSIEHFMKILGRHIGTIHASDFDLVNESHWLPTQGKIDWQRFVKELRSNGYKGVFMYEAMKDCDHNKARPVPSRIYETFKNITGSE encoded by the coding sequence ATGAAGAAATATATACTTATGACAGTACTGTCCACTCTTTCATTCATTTGCCATGCGCAACAGTATGAAGTGGGGACAACTACTGCCATCTGGAAAAATCCGGTGGCAGCAGATTTTATGGAAGCGAAAATGCAGGGAGTGCATTATATAGAAGTGGCTCTTAACCAGTGTTATCGGGGAGTGCCGGCAGAAGAAGTGATACCTCGTATCAAACTGATGAAGAGTAGGGTGGATAGTGCCGGTATTCAGGTATGGTCTATTCATCTGCCTTTTTCCCGAACCTTGGATATTTCGGTTTTGGATGACTCGCTTCGTGCAAAAAATGTTCGTTTCATGGCGCAGATGATAGAGCAATGCGGACAGTTCAAACCGGCCCGGTTGGTTCTGCATCCAAGTTCAGAACCAATAGCGGATAGTGTTCGTGCCCGGCGTATAGTGAATGCGCAGCGTTCTATTATGTACCTGAAACCATATGCCGATCGTATAGGGGCGCAGTTGTGTATTGAAAATCTGCCGCGTACTTGTTTAGGAAATACGCCTGAAGAACTCTTGGAGATTATTTGCGGTATTCCCGGAGTGAAAGTTTGCTTTGATACGAATCATTATAGCAAAGGTTCTATTGAGCATTTCATGAAGATATTGGGCCGGCATATAGGAACAATCCATGCTTCGGATTTTGACTTAGTAAACGAAAGCCATTGGCTTCCCACACAGGGAAAAATAGATTGGCAGCGTTTTGTAAAAGAACTGAGAAGCAATGGATATAAGGGAGTATTTATGTACGAGGCTATGAAAGATTGCGACCATAATAAGGCGCGTCCTGTTCCGTCACGTATCTACGAAACTTTTAAAAATATAACAGGCAGTGAGTAG